The nucleotide sequence GCCGGCGGAGTGGACGACCGGCCGGTTCGACGGGCAGCCGCCGCCGACCGCGTGCCCGCCGGCCTAGACGGCAGTGCCAGGTAAGGCAAACCTTCACCGGCGTCTAGGGTGTCGGGGAGGAAGCGCCAGCGACGCCGAGGACGGTCGAACAGTGAGTGGTCAAAACGCCGGATTGCGATTGCTCGTGGTGGGAGCCTCCTCCGGGATCGGATACGCGGTCGCGACGAGCGCCGCGGCGCTGGGCGCGAAGGTCGCCGTGGCGGCCCGCCGGATGGACCGGCTCGACGAACTGGCCGCGGCCATCGACGGCTTCGCCTTCGAACTGGACGTCGCGGACCCCGCGGCGATCACCGACGTGGTGGCCGACGCCGTGGCCGCGCTCGGCGGTCTGGACGCCGTCGTGTTCACGAGCACGGTGATCCCCTTCGCCCACATCGAGGACACCGACGTCGAGACCTGGCTGCACGCCTTCGGCGTCAACGCGATCGGCGCCAACAACGTGCTGCGGGCGGCGCTGCCGCACCTCTCGGAGAACGGCGTGGTGCTCGTCGCGTCGAACAACGACGTGGGCCGGCCGCGTGCCGGCGTAGCCGCCTACGGCGCGAGCAAGGCCGCGCTCGACGAGATCCTGCGGGCCTGGCGCAACGAGCATCCGGAGCTGTCGATCGTGCGGGTCGGCGTGGGCCCCACTCAGGACACCGAGATCCTGCGTGGTGCCGACCGGGATCTGCTGTCCGAGCTGTTCGA is from Mycolicibacterium grossiae and encodes:
- a CDS encoding SDR family oxidoreductase codes for the protein MVGASSGIGYAVATSAAALGAKVAVAARRMDRLDELAAAIDGFAFELDVADPAAITDVVADAVAALGGLDAVVFTSTVIPFAHIEDTDVETWLHAFGVNAIGANNVLRAALPHLSENGVVLVASNNDVGRPRAGVAAYGASKAALDEILRAWRNEHPELSIVRVGVGPTQDTEILRGADRDLLSELFESWVAHGQLPAQMSELQDVANTMVALVTAAVANPSVVPEVVQLAPRIRKGRKATSA